One stretch of Nocardia mangyaensis DNA includes these proteins:
- a CDS encoding lipase family protein, which produces MSCAYGHSSARATAAIGPNFVVVSGIHHDPDIYPDCLERIRGWRSLQGGKSDDGQCRINLWCNDEIIDIAGVDKAVAQWCASGAQITYTRDQWSEHVSLAISATPAVLRWVDERLAGQAAPDGCSTRTVLSMSLDGA; this is translated from the coding sequence ATCAGCTGCGCGTACGGTCACTCGTCGGCACGGGCGACAGCCGCGATCGGCCCGAACTTCGTCGTCGTTTCGGGTATCCATCACGATCCGGACATATACCCTGACTGCCTCGAGCGGATTCGCGGGTGGCGGTCGCTCCAGGGAGGGAAGTCCGATGATGGTCAGTGTCGTATCAACCTGTGGTGCAACGACGAGATCATCGACATCGCGGGGGTCGACAAGGCCGTGGCACAGTGGTGCGCGTCGGGGGCACAGATCACCTATACGCGGGACCAATGGAGCGAGCACGTCAGTCTCGCGATCAGCGCGACGCCCGCGGTCCTGCGCTGGGTCGACGAGCGTCTGGCAGGTCAGGCCGCGCCCGACGGTTGCTCGACGCGCACGGTGCTGTCCATGTCGCTTGACGGCGCCTAG
- a CDS encoding N-6 DNA methylase yields MSDTSPTVAAAEIARLAGVTRATVSNWRRRHADFPAPTSGGTETRPVFDLGEVQKWLRGHGVQSADSPVQRLRSLLRSDVDPASVPTLIGQIGADSSPVHAAVNAAIGVVGLKQTLDTLAERGLDAVPSTGVYPTDHPVAALMADLLAASASLPRSSILDPACGSGTLLIEAARIGATSLAGQDSLPVQSARTERLLSAELPGVSVDIRTGNSLLADAFPGEKFDAVITNPPYAQRDWGADQLALDMRWEYSVPPRGESELAWVQHAISHLVPGGTAVVLLPPAVASRTSGRRIRMELLRAGALRAVVALPPGASTPRQIGLQIWILRRPDRAASEDSIFFADAARLPHRGDTQPDWQVLADRLIDSWRYFDHGDTEAATIADFSAVVRVMDILDDDVDLTPARRVRAAVDTGSVASSAHAAVALLGEHLAYLRDTAATLEVWPAGSGTALRTATVGDLERGGVVRIVSSSTELADSDAPVRPVLSARDLLSGRGPSGLTGPGVQVSSEPIRDGDVLVSRFRDDHGAAQGARVAEGEDVGAVPGAGVIVFRTDPDRMDPWFFAGFVGSPDNSAAMVGATTIRLDPFRLRIPNVHPVDQKPYAEAFRRLHRLRVAAVHTADAAQRAADLIGTGLTSGALEPPTKDE; encoded by the coding sequence ATGTCCGACACATCGCCCACGGTCGCCGCGGCGGAAATCGCCAGGCTTGCGGGCGTCACGCGCGCCACTGTCAGCAACTGGCGCCGCAGGCATGCCGACTTTCCTGCCCCGACTTCGGGTGGCACCGAGACACGTCCTGTGTTCGACCTTGGTGAGGTGCAGAAGTGGCTGCGCGGACACGGTGTGCAATCAGCGGATTCGCCGGTGCAACGCCTGCGATCTCTGCTGCGCTCCGACGTCGATCCGGCGTCCGTGCCCACCCTCATAGGCCAGATCGGTGCCGACAGCTCGCCAGTGCATGCCGCTGTCAACGCTGCCATCGGTGTGGTCGGTCTCAAACAGACGCTCGACACCTTGGCGGAACGTGGGCTCGACGCGGTGCCCAGCACGGGTGTCTATCCGACTGATCATCCGGTCGCGGCCCTCATGGCCGACCTGCTCGCTGCCTCCGCTTCGCTGCCGCGGAGCAGTATTCTCGATCCGGCCTGCGGCAGTGGAACCTTGCTGATCGAGGCGGCGCGGATCGGCGCGACCTCGCTCGCGGGCCAAGACTCTCTGCCGGTCCAGTCCGCCCGCACCGAAAGGCTGTTGAGCGCGGAGTTACCCGGGGTCTCCGTCGACATCCGCACGGGCAACAGCCTCCTCGCTGATGCTTTCCCAGGCGAAAAGTTCGATGCCGTCATCACCAATCCCCCCTATGCACAAAGAGATTGGGGTGCCGATCAGCTCGCTCTCGACATGCGCTGGGAATACTCGGTTCCTCCGCGCGGCGAATCCGAACTCGCTTGGGTGCAGCACGCCATCTCGCACCTGGTTCCTGGCGGTACCGCGGTCGTCCTGCTACCGCCTGCGGTCGCTTCCCGGACATCCGGCCGACGAATCAGGATGGAACTGCTGCGTGCAGGTGCCCTCCGGGCAGTGGTCGCACTGCCCCCGGGTGCGTCGACGCCACGTCAGATCGGTCTGCAGATCTGGATCTTGCGCCGACCCGATCGCGCTGCCTCCGAGGACTCCATCTTTTTCGCCGACGCGGCCCGCCTCCCGCACCGTGGCGACACTCAACCGGATTGGCAGGTCCTCGCCGACCGGCTCATCGATTCGTGGCGTTACTTCGATCACGGCGACACCGAAGCGGCCACCATAGCCGATTTCAGCGCGGTCGTCCGTGTGATGGACATTCTCGATGACGACGTCGACCTCACTCCCGCGAGACGAGTACGCGCCGCGGTCGACACCGGCAGTGTCGCATCCTCCGCCCATGCCGCTGTCGCGCTGCTCGGTGAACACCTCGCCTACCTCCGCGATACCGCTGCCACCTTGGAAGTGTGGCCCGCCGGCAGTGGTACCGCCCTGCGCACCGCCACGGTCGGTGACCTCGAACGTGGCGGCGTCGTTCGAATAGTCAGCTCCTCGACAGAACTCGCTGATTCCGATGCCCCAGTCCGTCCCGTTCTCTCTGCCCGAGACCTTCTTTCGGGCCGCGGTCCGTCTGGCCTCACCGGGCCGGGTGTCCAGGTCTCTTCCGAACCGATTCGCGACGGTGATGTCCTGGTCTCCCGATTCCGCGATGACCATGGCGCCGCTCAAGGCGCCCGCGTCGCCGAAGGTGAGGACGTCGGGGCAGTTCCCGGTGCGGGTGTCATCGTCTTCCGCACCGACCCGGACCGGATGGACCCCTGGTTCTTCGCCGGTTTCGTCGGCAGCCCTGACAACTCGGCAGCCATGGTCGGCGCAACAACCATCCGCCTCGACCCTTTCCGCTTGCGCATCCCCAACGTGCACCCAGTTGATCAGAAGCCGTACGCGGAGGCGTTCCGGCGATTGCACCGGCTGCGGGTGGCGGCGGTGCATACAGCCGATGCTGCCCAACGGGCAGCAGATCTGATCGGGACCGGGCTCACCTCGGGCGCGTTGGAACCGCCTACCAAGGACGAGTGA
- a CDS encoding 3'-5' exonuclease translates to MATVVLATNNKSMPKLDGSVKDKVYDFFEKVRADDTAPGLHIEPIRGSADARVRTGRVDLNYRALMFRIDDRFGDATYIYLGTWKHDVANKLAEKSTLRVNPVNGVLEGIVGELDGNADRKKRSVVPDPLGVLAAMAAQPTIGYLSRAGYVLEQLTDRLGLDAALATEVLTAPDQDGVFAVAQTTEVTWQQNAILELAVGRSIDDIRDTLGFTERPVDESLDENEQILAALEHPATRMQFTLVDDNDELRRVIEEGDFKAWRTFLHPNQRRFVEKQQRGAFRLSGGAGTGKTVVALHRARYLAQQNPDARIVLTTYNKTLAKSLLDDLRALDPSLTIADEPGDRGVYIAGIDKLAAAHLRRNKECDEAFTAVFGPGTSTRRGRTVNADFGWSEVAAGVQNTLDPRLKHSSFLAAEYVSVVLGNRITTQAEYLKVPRAGRGVRLSRPQRSAVWQLIEEYRKRGRNAGRLSFPEVLALAAADLQWRARSTGHTIAEHVIVDEAQDLHATHWALLRALVEEGPNDLFIAEDSHQRIYGQPVVLGRLGINIRGGRSSKLTLNYRTTAQNLHFAVSILEGATYRDLEEGEESTAGYTSARLGPDPRLVPCASVVEELDSIADQLKTWIADGIGPADIAVLARGHRERDLIERALNERGVAAKVLDDDLPTSGQVPVLTMHRSKGMEFRCVVLAGIDRDHVPSQHQLRGVPEEELNEAQQRERSLLYVAASRARDQLVVTWSGELSELLKQ, encoded by the coding sequence GTGGCGACCGTTGTGTTGGCGACGAACAACAAATCGATGCCGAAGCTCGACGGGTCGGTCAAGGACAAGGTCTACGACTTCTTCGAAAAGGTCCGGGCCGACGACACCGCGCCGGGGCTGCACATCGAACCCATCAGGGGCTCCGCCGATGCTCGAGTGCGCACCGGACGGGTAGATCTGAACTACCGAGCGCTGATGTTCCGCATCGATGACAGATTCGGCGACGCCACCTACATCTATCTCGGCACGTGGAAACACGATGTGGCCAACAAGCTGGCCGAGAAGTCCACCCTGCGGGTCAACCCGGTCAACGGCGTGCTCGAAGGCATTGTCGGCGAGCTCGACGGCAACGCCGATCGTAAGAAGCGCTCGGTCGTACCCGATCCACTCGGGGTGCTCGCGGCCATGGCGGCCCAACCGACCATCGGCTACCTCAGCCGTGCCGGTTATGTTCTCGAACAGCTCACCGATCGCCTCGGTCTCGACGCGGCACTGGCAACCGAGGTCCTCACCGCACCCGACCAGGATGGCGTGTTCGCGGTAGCGCAGACCACCGAGGTGACCTGGCAGCAGAACGCCATCCTCGAACTCGCGGTCGGCCGGTCCATCGACGACATCCGTGACACGCTGGGCTTCACCGAGCGGCCCGTGGACGAGAGTCTCGACGAGAACGAACAGATCCTGGCCGCTCTCGAACACCCCGCGACCAGAATGCAGTTCACCCTCGTCGATGACAACGACGAGCTCCGCCGCGTCATCGAAGAAGGTGACTTCAAAGCCTGGCGAACCTTCCTGCATCCGAACCAGCGCCGGTTCGTGGAGAAGCAGCAGCGCGGCGCTTTCCGGCTCTCGGGCGGAGCAGGGACCGGCAAGACCGTGGTCGCGCTGCACCGTGCCCGTTACCTGGCGCAGCAGAATCCGGACGCGCGAATCGTGCTGACGACCTACAACAAGACCCTCGCCAAATCACTGCTCGACGACCTCCGCGCGCTCGATCCCTCCCTCACCATTGCCGACGAGCCAGGCGATCGCGGTGTCTACATCGCCGGCATCGACAAACTCGCCGCAGCGCATCTGCGGCGCAACAAGGAATGCGACGAAGCATTCACCGCGGTCTTCGGTCCCGGAACTTCGACACGGCGTGGACGAACTGTCAATGCCGATTTCGGGTGGTCGGAAGTGGCTGCTGGCGTCCAGAACACCCTCGACCCGCGATTGAAGCATTCGTCGTTCCTGGCCGCGGAATACGTCAGCGTGGTGCTGGGCAATCGCATCACGACCCAAGCCGAGTACTTGAAGGTGCCGCGGGCCGGCCGGGGCGTACGGCTCAGCCGCCCGCAGCGGTCCGCCGTGTGGCAGCTGATCGAGGAGTACCGCAAGCGCGGGCGCAACGCCGGGCGACTCAGTTTCCCCGAGGTCCTCGCCTTGGCCGCAGCGGACTTGCAGTGGCGAGCCAGGTCCACGGGGCACACCATTGCCGAACATGTGATCGTCGACGAAGCGCAGGACCTGCACGCTACACACTGGGCGTTGCTCCGCGCACTGGTCGAGGAGGGTCCGAACGACCTGTTCATCGCCGAGGACTCGCATCAGCGGATCTACGGCCAGCCGGTGGTCCTCGGCCGTCTCGGCATCAACATCCGGGGTGGGCGTTCCAGCAAGCTCACCCTCAATTACCGCACCACCGCCCAGAACCTGCACTTCGCCGTGAGCATCCTCGAGGGTGCGACCTATCGCGATCTCGAGGAAGGTGAGGAGTCCACGGCGGGCTACACCTCCGCCCGTCTCGGCCCGGACCCGCGCCTGGTCCCCTGTGCTTCGGTCGTCGAGGAACTGGATTCGATCGCCGACCAGCTGAAGACCTGGATTGCCGACGGCATCGGTCCGGCCGACATCGCGGTCCTCGCGCGCGGCCATCGCGAACGTGACCTCATCGAGCGCGCACTCAACGAACGCGGTGTTGCCGCCAAAGTACTCGATGACGACCTGCCGACCAGCGGACAGGTTCCCGTGCTGACGATGCACCGATCCAAAGGCATGGAATTCCGCTGTGTCGTGCTCGCCGGTATCGATCGTGATCATGTGCCGTCACAGCACCAATTGCGTGGCGTGCCAGAGGAGGAACTCAACGAGGCCCAGCAGCGCGAACGCTCGCTCCTCTATGTCGCCGCCAGCCGGGCACGCGATCAGTTGGTGGTCACATGGAGCGGTGAGCTCTCCGAGCTGCTGAAGCAGTAG
- a CDS encoding 3'-5' exonuclease produces the protein MAHIVMTSQRKSGSDLDGPVKRRAFDFLDTLQNNESAAIPQIGTVPGARDDRVRVSRIGLGHTAILFSVTPTGGGEASYVYMGAWPDDAAAELAPRAGLQVNPVNGVLDLIVHDDLPIEPTPTPGHARTQAHSGYLTGLGFTAEQLTQELGLDANLAERALVAADDHVLNTIAADVDGWQGHALLELACGVGIGDIREKLRLTENPVDPSLAEDDQILQALEHPASQIQFNYIGDDADELRRVIEGGSFAAWRTFLHPEQRAYADKHYNGAFRLSGGAGTGKTVVALHRARNLWRRNPDARIVLTTFNRTLARQLHADLQTLEPGITIAAKPGDIGVYIDGVDKLASDVLVRARDLAPVTEAVLGSATDLSPRRTDTLKVWREITKSVDSGLDPRLATPAFLDNEYTAVVLANQVTTVAEYAKVARAGRGVRLNRPQRIAVWKLIEAFRRRGRMDGTVSFPEVLALAAEYLRRRGNAGEPFIADHVIVDEAQDLHATHWAMLRALVAEGPDDMFIAEDSHQRIFGQPVVLGRLGVKIVGRSRRLTLNYRTTAENLKFAVDILSGADYRDLEEAEESTHGYRSARTGPEPILLACTSLSDELDQVAARVRSWLDEGVEPSSIAILTRGKNDRSQFVRALGERGIDARVLDDNPAGPGHVQVLTMHRSKGMEFAKVILAGVDDAHVPAKSVLNEAPEEERAEAELRERSLLYVAASRARDQLVVTWSGRRSALLHTAAQ, from the coding sequence ATGGCGCACATCGTGATGACCAGCCAGCGGAAGTCGGGCAGCGACCTCGATGGTCCGGTCAAACGACGAGCATTCGATTTTCTCGACACGCTGCAGAACAACGAGTCCGCAGCGATCCCGCAGATCGGAACGGTCCCGGGTGCGCGCGACGACCGGGTCCGAGTCAGCCGAATCGGGCTGGGCCACACTGCGATCCTGTTCTCGGTGACGCCGACAGGTGGCGGTGAGGCCTCCTATGTCTACATGGGCGCGTGGCCTGACGACGCGGCTGCCGAGCTGGCACCCCGCGCCGGCCTCCAGGTGAACCCGGTCAATGGCGTGCTCGACCTCATCGTGCACGATGATCTGCCGATCGAGCCGACCCCGACCCCCGGTCATGCTCGTACTCAGGCACATTCGGGCTATCTGACCGGCTTGGGGTTCACCGCCGAACAGCTCACCCAGGAGCTCGGCCTCGACGCGAATCTCGCCGAGCGCGCACTGGTGGCCGCCGACGACCATGTGCTCAACACGATCGCCGCCGACGTCGACGGCTGGCAGGGGCACGCACTACTCGAACTGGCCTGCGGCGTCGGTATCGGAGACATCCGGGAGAAATTGCGTCTCACCGAGAACCCGGTCGATCCATCGCTCGCCGAGGACGACCAGATCCTGCAGGCGCTCGAACACCCCGCCAGCCAGATCCAGTTCAACTACATCGGCGACGATGCCGACGAGCTACGGCGCGTCATCGAAGGTGGCAGCTTCGCCGCCTGGCGGACCTTCCTGCATCCCGAACAGCGGGCCTACGCCGACAAGCACTACAACGGCGCGTTTCGGCTGTCCGGTGGCGCAGGCACGGGCAAGACGGTCGTCGCGCTGCATCGAGCTCGCAATCTGTGGCGTCGTAACCCGGACGCCCGCATCGTGCTCACCACGTTCAATCGAACGCTCGCCCGGCAGTTGCACGCAGACCTCCAGACGCTGGAACCCGGCATCACGATCGCCGCGAAGCCTGGCGACATCGGCGTCTACATCGACGGAGTCGACAAGTTGGCCAGCGATGTCCTGGTCCGAGCCCGCGATCTGGCACCGGTCACAGAAGCGGTGCTGGGCAGTGCCACCGACTTGTCGCCGCGGCGCACCGACACACTCAAGGTGTGGCGGGAGATCACCAAATCGGTGGACTCCGGTCTGGATCCGCGTCTGGCCACCCCGGCCTTCCTCGACAATGAGTACACAGCGGTAGTGCTGGCCAATCAGGTGACCACCGTCGCCGAGTACGCGAAGGTCGCCCGGGCCGGGCGCGGAGTACGGCTGAACCGCCCGCAGCGGATCGCCGTCTGGAAGTTGATCGAGGCATTCCGGCGTCGCGGCCGGATGGACGGCACCGTCAGCTTTCCGGAGGTACTCGCGCTGGCAGCGGAGTACCTGCGCAGGCGCGGCAATGCGGGCGAGCCCTTCATCGCAGACCATGTGATCGTCGACGAAGCTCAAGATCTGCATGCCACCCACTGGGCGATGCTGCGGGCTCTGGTCGCCGAAGGGCCCGACGACATGTTCATCGCCGAGGACTCCCACCAACGCATCTTCGGCCAGCCGGTGGTGCTCGGTCGGCTCGGGGTGAAGATCGTGGGCCGTTCTCGACGCCTGACGCTGAATTACCGCACCACCGCCGAGAACCTGAAATTCGCGGTCGACATTCTCTCCGGCGCCGACTACCGCGACCTGGAAGAAGCCGAGGAATCCACACACGGATACCGTTCGGCGCGAACCGGTCCCGAACCGATTCTCCTCGCGTGCACCTCGCTGTCGGATGAGCTCGACCAGGTGGCCGCCCGTGTTCGTTCCTGGCTCGATGAGGGAGTCGAGCCGTCGAGCATAGCGATCCTGACCCGTGGAAAGAACGATCGCAGCCAGTTCGTTCGGGCGCTGGGTGAGCGTGGAATCGACGCGCGGGTGCTCGACGACAACCCGGCCGGGCCAGGACACGTGCAAGTGCTGACCATGCACCGGTCCAAAGGCATGGAGTTCGCGAAGGTGATTCTCGCCGGTGTGGACGACGCGCATGTACCGGCCAAGTCGGTACTGAACGAAGCGCCCGAGGAAGAGCGGGCCGAGGCCGAGCTCCGGGAACGGTCACTGCTGTATGTAGCGGCGAGCCGTGCGCGCGACCAGCTCGTCGTGACGTGGAGCGGACGGCGTTCCGCCCTGCTCCACACCGCGGCACAGTAG